From one Planktothrix agardhii NIES-204 genomic stretch:
- a CDS encoding hypothetical protein (ABC-3) — translation MGERSHKFVIKNETALDHGGYKNNLISFVSLNQMINLFIEPLQYSFMQRSLTVAILVGIICAVVGSYLMVQRLALLGDAISHSVLPGLAIAFILNANIFIGAFIAGIISTICMNIIRTYSRIKEDAAMGIVFSAFFALGITLITLVQKDNKIDLNHFLFGNILGVTGEDVRDTFIIAMIILTVVTLIYKELLFYTFDPLGAEATGLPVNLLNLGLMGLIALTIVASLKAVGVILVLSLLITPAATAYLLVERLHLVMILGVIIGVISSISGMYLSYFYNLPSGPAIVLVTSSLFILVFLFSPTQGLLRIKPYK, via the coding sequence TTGGGGGAGAGGTCACACAAGTTTGTGATCAAAAATGAAACAGCCCTAGATCATGGAGGATATAAAAATAATCTAATTTCTTTTGTGAGTTTAAATCAGATGATTAATCTTTTTATTGAACCTTTGCAGTATAGTTTTATGCAGCGATCGCTAACCGTAGCGATTTTAGTTGGTATTATTTGTGCCGTTGTCGGTAGCTATTTAATGGTGCAACGACTGGCATTATTAGGAGATGCCATTAGTCATTCGGTCTTACCCGGTTTAGCGATCGCATTTATCCTCAATGCTAATATCTTTATCGGGGCTTTTATTGCTGGGATTATAAGTACAATTTGCATGAATATTATTAGAACCTATTCCCGAATTAAAGAAGATGCCGCGATGGGAATAGTATTTTCTGCCTTCTTTGCTTTAGGAATAACCTTAATTACTTTAGTTCAAAAAGACAATAAAATTGACTTAAATCATTTTCTATTTGGTAATATTCTCGGAGTAACAGGAGAGGATGTTAGGGATACATTTATTATTGCTATGATTATCCTAACAGTAGTCACCTTAATCTATAAAGAACTACTGTTTTATACCTTCGATCCCCTGGGTGCAGAAGCCACAGGTTTACCCGTTAATCTGCTCAATTTAGGATTAATGGGATTAATTGCCTTAACCATTGTTGCCAGTTTAAAAGCCGTCGGTGTTATCCTAGTATTATCCCTATTAATTACTCCCGCAGCCACAGCTTATTTATTAGTAGAACGTCTGCATTTAGTCATGATATTAGGAGTAATAATTGGGGTAATTTCCAGTATTAGCGGAATGTACCTCAGTTACTTTTATAACCTCCCTTCCGGCCCAGCCATTGTGTTAGTAACATCGAGTCTATTTATCCTAGTATTTTTATTCAGTCCCACCCAAGGATTATTAAGAATAAAACCTTACAAGTAG
- the thiS gene encoding thiamine biosynthesis protein — MKETMTVKVNGELKTCSSGLKLPQFLQEQGLNSRLIAIEYNGEILHHQFWETTEIQPGDILEIVTIVGGG; from the coding sequence ATGAAAGAAACAATGACGGTTAAAGTTAATGGGGAATTAAAAACCTGTTCTTCGGGGTTAAAACTTCCCCAGTTTTTACAAGAACAAGGTTTAAATTCTCGTTTAATTGCCATAGAATATAATGGTGAAATTCTCCATCACCAATTTTGGGAAACTACCGAAATCCAACCTGGGGATATCTTGGAAATAGTAACTATTGTTGGCGGGGGATAA
- the thiE gene encoding thiamine-phosphate pyrophosphorylase: MDQQYTPLAQPILYRILDANLDRTREGLRIIEEWCRFGLNSGELAEECKHLRQEIARWHTMSLRSYRNTTDDPGTELTHPQEEQRSGIEQLLQANFCRVQEALRVLEEYGKLYHPEMGRTFKQMRYQVYTLESRLLAHERHKVLQNSYLYLVTSPGEKLFAIVEAALQGGLTLVQYRDKTSNDEIRLKTAQKLCQLCHRYDALFLVNDRVDLAVAVDADGVHLGQDDIPIQLARQVLGPQRLIGRSTHSPEDMKRAIQEGADYIGVGPVYETPTKAGKAAAGLEYVRHAVKNSTLPWFAIGGIDMNNFDDVMATGCERVAVVRSIMNAEQPTLVTQYFLSQLHRVRNLRTHKVLPN; the protein is encoded by the coding sequence ATGGATCAACAATACACTCCCCTAGCACAGCCGATTCTTTATCGGATTTTAGATGCTAACCTAGACCGCACCCGGGAGGGCTTGAGAATTATCGAGGAGTGGTGTCGGTTTGGGTTAAATAGTGGGGAACTCGCGGAAGAATGTAAACATCTGCGCCAAGAAATCGCCCGTTGGCATACGATGTCCTTACGTTCCTATCGTAATACCACTGATGATCCTGGCACAGAATTAACCCATCCCCAAGAAGAACAACGGTCAGGTATTGAACAACTGTTACAAGCCAATTTCTGTCGGGTACAAGAAGCCTTAAGAGTGCTTGAAGAATACGGGAAATTATATCATCCCGAAATGGGGCGCACCTTTAAACAAATGCGCTATCAAGTTTATACCTTAGAAAGCCGTTTACTCGCCCATGAACGTCATAAGGTTTTACAAAATTCCTATCTCTATTTAGTTACTTCCCCCGGGGAAAAATTATTCGCCATTGTCGAAGCAGCCCTACAAGGAGGATTAACTTTAGTTCAATATCGGGATAAGACTTCTAATGACGAAATTCGATTAAAAACTGCACAGAAATTATGTCAACTCTGTCATCGCTATGATGCTTTATTCTTAGTTAATGATCGGGTCGATCTTGCCGTCGCCGTTGACGCCGATGGAGTTCATTTAGGCCAAGACGATATCCCGATTCAATTAGCCCGACAAGTCCTTGGCCCTCAACGATTAATTGGTCGTTCTACCCATAGTCCTGAAGACATGAAACGAGCCATTCAAGAGGGTGCAGATTATATCGGGGTCGGCCCGGTTTATGAGACTCCTACCAAGGCAGGGAAGGCGGCTGCGGGCTTAGAATATGTTCGTCATGCGGTTAAAAATTCTACCCTTCCTTGGTTCGCTATTGGTGGAATTGATATGAATAATTTTGATGATGTGATGGCGACCGGGTGCGAACGGGTTGCCGTTGTACGTTCGATTATGAACGCTGAACAACCTACTTTAGTCACTCAATATTTTTTATCCCAATTGCATCGGGTTAGAAACCTCCGCACCCACAAAGTTTTACCTAATTAA